One Cicer arietinum cultivar CDC Frontier isolate Library 1 chromosome 8, Cicar.CDCFrontier_v2.0, whole genome shotgun sequence DNA segment encodes these proteins:
- the LOC101496705 gene encoding ADP-ribosylation factor: MGLTFTKLFSRLFAKKEMRILMVGLDAAGKTTILYKLKLGEIVTTIPTIGFNVETVEYKNISFTVWDVGGQDKIRPLWRHYFQNTQGLIFVVDSNDRDRVVEARDELHRMLNEDELRDAVLLVFANKQDLPNAMNAAEITDKLGLHSLRQRHWYIQSTCATSGEGLYEGLDWLSNNIANKA; this comes from the exons ATGGGGCTGACATTCACGAAGCTGTTCAGTCGGCTTTTTGCGAAGAAGGAAATGAGAATTCTGATGGTTGGTCTCGATGCTGCTGGTAAGACAACTATCCTCTATAAGCTCAAGCTTGGAGAGATCGTCACCACTATTCCTACCATTG GGTTCAATGTGGAGACCGTGGAGTACAAGAACATTAGCTTCACTGTTTGGGATGTCGGGGGTCAAGACAAG ATTCGTCCCTTGTGGAGGCACTACTTCCAGAACACCCAGGGTCTTATATTTGTTGTAGACAGCAATGACAGGGATCGAGTTGTTGAAGCCAGAGATGAGTTACATAGGATGTTGAATGAG GATGAACTTAGAGATGCAGTATTGCTTGTGTTTGCCAACAAACAAGATCTTCCCAATGCAATGAATGCTGCTGAGATTACTGACAAGCTGGGTCTCCACTCTCTCAGACAGCGCCACTG GTACATCCAGAGCACCTGTGCAACCTCTGGGGAGGGTCTTTATGAAGGTTTGGACTGGCTTTCCAACAACATAGCCAATAAG GCTTAA